One Azoarcus sp. DN11 DNA segment encodes these proteins:
- a CDS encoding SDR family oxidoreductase — MARTALIIGASRGLGLGLVRHFRERQWQVVATCRDDKGAAALAAIDGVRVERVDICDRTSREALAGRLDGSVFDLVFVNAGISGPAHREVAPATLEEAGTLFMTNAIAPLQMAELLLPQLKRDGVLGFMSSIMGSVALAPPQHRLYGASKAALNHLVHSLAAGLGESGPTVLCLHPGWVQTDMGGTAAPLDVETSTRGVCRVLEGASGRGGVHFLDYQGQALPW; from the coding sequence ATGGCAAGGACCGCCCTGATCATCGGCGCATCCCGGGGGCTCGGCCTGGGGCTCGTGCGGCACTTTCGTGAACGCCAATGGCAGGTCGTCGCCACCTGTCGCGACGACAAGGGGGCCGCGGCGCTGGCGGCCATCGACGGCGTGCGCGTGGAGCGCGTGGATATCTGCGATCGCACCAGTCGCGAGGCGCTGGCCGGTCGTCTGGATGGCAGCGTGTTCGATCTCGTGTTCGTCAATGCCGGCATTTCCGGGCCGGCGCATCGCGAGGTGGCGCCGGCGACGCTGGAGGAAGCGGGCACGCTCTTCATGACCAACGCCATCGCGCCGCTGCAGATGGCCGAGCTGCTGCTGCCGCAGCTCAAGCGAGACGGCGTGCTGGGCTTCATGAGTTCGATCATGGGTAGCGTGGCGCTCGCCCCGCCGCAGCACCGCTTGTACGGCGCCAGCAAGGCGGCGCTCAACCACCTCGTGCACAGCCTCGCGGCCGGGCTGGGAGAATCCGGCCCGACCGTGCTCTGCCTGCACCCGGGCTGGGTGCAGACCGACATGGGCGGCACCGCAGCGCCGCTGGATGTCGAGACCAGCACGCGAGGGGTGTGCCGCGTGCTGGAAGGCGCATCGGGCAGGGGCGGGGTGCATTTCCTGGATTACCAGGGACAGGCCCTGCCCTGGTGA
- a CDS encoding AI-2E family transporter has translation MQNRSPSTVDLASFAVMAMLAAFVLLHHMVAALFAGILTSQFITLLANGIFRRVSHRHSKALAALAVFLGLSGIVVGAVMLGVFATKGMSEEFGSLLEKMAAIINRAETLLPAVVVENLPRSAADLKQAIADALRHNADQLSNLGKGTASTLVHVLLAVIIGAMVAFHRFVDPAETRPFAQALRTRIGYFARAFANVVFAQARISAINTTLTAIYLVLVLPLLSHPLPYTKTMIAITFFAGLLPVIGNLISNTVIVVVSAGAAPIVAVWSLAFLVLIHKLEYFINARIVGSRINAAAWELLLAMLVMDSLFGVGGLVLSPILYAYVKAELAAHELL, from the coding sequence ATGCAAAACCGCAGTCCTTCCACCGTCGATCTCGCCAGCTTCGCCGTGATGGCAATGCTGGCCGCCTTCGTGCTCCTGCACCACATGGTGGCCGCCCTGTTCGCGGGGATCCTGACCAGCCAGTTCATCACGCTGCTGGCGAACGGCATTTTCCGGCGCGTATCGCACAGGCACTCGAAAGCGCTGGCCGCGCTGGCGGTGTTCCTGGGCCTCTCGGGCATTGTCGTCGGGGCGGTGATGCTGGGTGTCTTCGCGACCAAGGGGATGAGTGAGGAATTCGGCAGCCTGCTCGAAAAAATGGCGGCAATCATCAACCGGGCAGAAACGCTCCTGCCTGCGGTCGTCGTCGAGAATCTGCCGCGGAGCGCGGCGGACCTCAAGCAGGCGATCGCGGACGCGCTCAGGCACAACGCCGACCAGCTGAGCAACCTCGGCAAGGGCACGGCGAGCACCCTGGTCCATGTCCTGCTGGCCGTGATCATCGGCGCGATGGTGGCCTTCCACCGGTTTGTCGATCCCGCCGAAACGCGGCCGTTCGCGCAGGCGCTGCGCACACGCATCGGGTACTTCGCGCGCGCCTTCGCGAACGTCGTCTTCGCGCAGGCGCGGATTTCCGCGATCAACACGACCCTCACGGCGATCTATCTGGTACTCGTCCTGCCGCTGCTCAGCCATCCACTGCCCTACACGAAGACGATGATCGCGATCACCTTCTTCGCGGGCCTGTTGCCCGTGATCGGCAACCTCATCTCGAATACCGTGATCGTGGTCGTGAGCGCGGGAGCGGCCCCGATCGTCGCCGTCTGGTCGCTGGCCTTTCTCGTCCTCATTCACAAGCTCGAATATTTCATCAACGCCCGCATCGTCGGCTCGCGCATCAATGCGGCCGCGTGGGAGCTGCTGCTGGCGATGCTGGTCATGGATTCGCTCTTCGGCGTCGGCGGCCTGGTGCTCTCGCCCATCCTCTACGCCTACGTCAAGGCGGAACTGGCCGCCCACGAGCTGCTCTGA
- a CDS encoding MOSC domain-containing protein: MPSHIDHLFIGALRPLPPEGQMTGMYKHPARGAVAVGPEGFVGDFQGDRRVHGGAEKAVHHYPAEHYPRLAQRFPHSAGILQPGTLGENLSTHGWTEETVCIGDLFRVGTALLQLSQPRSPCWKIDHRLDAEGASLFVAHEGITGWYYRVREAGTIAPGDAFELVERPNPDLSVAAYWRATLEHRPDPARLRAMAAAAGLAPDKAQRLADRAAWLENNPAATP; the protein is encoded by the coding sequence ATGCCCTCGCACATCGACCACCTCTTCATCGGCGCGCTGCGCCCGCTGCCCCCGGAAGGGCAGATGACCGGCATGTACAAACACCCTGCCCGCGGCGCCGTTGCCGTCGGCCCCGAGGGCTTCGTCGGCGACTTCCAGGGCGACCGCCGCGTCCATGGCGGCGCCGAGAAGGCGGTGCATCACTACCCCGCCGAACATTACCCGCGCCTCGCGCAGCGCTTTCCCCACAGCGCAGGGATCCTGCAGCCGGGCACGCTGGGCGAAAACCTGTCGACCCACGGCTGGACCGAAGAGACGGTGTGCATCGGCGACCTGTTCCGCGTCGGCACGGCGCTCCTGCAGTTGAGCCAGCCCCGCAGCCCGTGCTGGAAAATCGACCATCGGCTCGACGCCGAAGGGGCGTCGCTCTTCGTCGCGCACGAGGGCATCACCGGCTGGTACTACCGCGTGCGCGAAGCCGGCACGATCGCGCCCGGCGACGCGTTCGAGCTCGTCGAGCGCCCCAACCCGGATCTGAGCGTTGCGGCCTACTGGCGGGCGACCCTGGAACACCGTCCCGATCCCGCGCGGCTGCGCGCGATGGCCGCGGCAGCCGGACTCGCCCCCGACAAGGCGCAGCGGCTCGCCGACCGCGCGGCTTGGCTGGAGAACAATCCGGCCGCCACCCCTTAG
- a CDS encoding type VI secretion system Vgr family protein, whose product MSQDACLALDPLLGQALTLRTALSDGSRSERSGLVRAVAHSGSDGGWSRYRLTVVPWTWLLTRGRHNRVFQDKSVPEILDAVFADYRDHAAWHWHDDVAPFLANARPRSYCVQYRESDYAFVSRLLAEEGLGWCLEEHPDAPARHRMRLFADSTQLPEDPLSAHALGGRGIRFHRADSQEDQDSIVAFGAQHRLAPTLGTVLGYDYRARRAVATSSPTARRVGSPGLPVLEHYDYAGQYAHASVIEAERYQRLAMEAVEARASTFLGRGTVRSLRPGTFLAVNGLPLAPAAHPAAAGERFTVLDVLHAGINNLDAERIDAIAARLAQGGLTDGDASLATGDALEPTRAPSDLPTAVVDLARSRGYGDTFDALRTELPWRPVLADDTGARINPRPTAPGPMSAIVVGPQGETVPNGADELWCDALGRIKVRFHWQEGNTADDRSSCWVRVASRQAGAGMGWQWLPRIGQEVLVGFLGGDIDRPVVLGALYNGGGEGGVAPTPGGRRASASDTGVFDAATDHRPAGQGNLAGGNSPAWHGAAAASHRHPGALSGFKTREFGAHGNAAGYNQLVFDDSDRQLRVQLKTTQRASELNLGHLIHQAGNYRGSFRGTGAELRTDAWGALRAGRGIVMSTWPARHPAQPAGDFGPGMALLKQACTLADTLSRAAQTHQTVALAAAIGSTGPNASAADPDHPPLKALSRLASGMVSARNLADATTDAQNGNTAVTGDNVPQLAAPAILQAAQAGIGLVAGQSLQIAAGDTTTLMSGADSNFVVAGSARLHTGQALGLLAGAIRPGDGNTGLRLIAARDDIELQAQSDELKLLARDALTLVSADANIDFAAAKKIVLSVEGGASITIDGGITVACPGTITVHASKKSFGGPTVHIQPLPDLPEFEGESYAKKYVAVSLDGLPFTNATVRAYDKVSKRFIWEGDIGTTHESFTRHTYTALFGLAETWEGVFSDVTAPDELAMGDPSENEEDNQNST is encoded by the coding sequence CTGTCGCAGGACGCCTGCCTCGCCCTCGACCCCCTGCTCGGACAGGCGCTGACGCTGCGCACGGCGCTCTCCGACGGCAGCCGCAGCGAACGCTCGGGGCTCGTGCGCGCGGTGGCGCATTCCGGCAGCGACGGCGGCTGGAGCCGCTACCGGCTGACGGTCGTGCCGTGGACCTGGCTGCTCACGCGCGGACGGCACAACCGCGTGTTCCAGGACAAGAGCGTCCCCGAGATCCTCGACGCCGTGTTCGCCGACTACCGCGACCACGCCGCCTGGCACTGGCACGACGACGTCGCCCCCTTCCTCGCGAACGCCCGTCCGCGCAGCTACTGCGTGCAGTACCGCGAATCCGACTACGCCTTCGTGTCGCGCCTGCTCGCCGAGGAGGGGCTCGGGTGGTGCCTCGAGGAACACCCGGATGCCCCCGCGCGCCATCGTATGCGCCTCTTCGCCGACAGCACGCAACTGCCGGAAGATCCGCTGTCGGCGCACGCGTTGGGCGGGCGCGGCATCCGCTTCCACCGCGCCGACTCGCAGGAGGACCAGGACAGCATCGTCGCTTTCGGCGCGCAACACCGCCTCGCCCCCACCCTCGGCACCGTGCTGGGCTACGACTACCGCGCCCGGCGGGCGGTCGCCACGAGCAGCCCGACCGCCCGCCGCGTCGGATCACCGGGCCTGCCGGTGCTCGAACACTACGACTACGCCGGCCAATACGCTCACGCGAGCGTGATTGAGGCCGAGCGCTACCAGCGCCTCGCGATGGAAGCCGTCGAGGCGCGCGCGAGCACATTCCTCGGCCGCGGTACCGTGCGCAGCCTGCGCCCCGGGACCTTCCTCGCCGTGAACGGCCTGCCGCTCGCCCCCGCCGCGCATCCCGCCGCCGCGGGCGAACGCTTCACCGTGCTCGACGTCCTCCATGCCGGCATCAACAACCTCGACGCCGAACGCATCGACGCCATCGCCGCGCGGCTCGCACAAGGCGGGCTGACCGACGGCGACGCGTCGCTCGCGACCGGCGACGCGCTCGAACCCACCCGCGCCCCGTCGGACCTGCCCACCGCCGTCGTCGACCTCGCGCGCAGCCGCGGCTACGGCGACACCTTCGACGCGCTGCGCACCGAGCTGCCGTGGCGCCCCGTGCTCGCCGACGACACCGGCGCGCGCATCAACCCGCGCCCGACCGCCCCCGGCCCGATGAGCGCCATCGTCGTCGGCCCGCAGGGCGAAACGGTGCCGAACGGCGCCGACGAGCTGTGGTGCGATGCCCTCGGCCGCATCAAGGTGCGCTTCCACTGGCAGGAAGGCAACACGGCAGACGACCGCTCCAGCTGCTGGGTGCGCGTCGCCAGCCGCCAGGCCGGCGCCGGCATGGGCTGGCAGTGGCTGCCGCGCATCGGCCAGGAAGTACTGGTCGGTTTCCTCGGTGGCGACATCGACCGCCCCGTCGTGCTCGGCGCGCTCTATAACGGCGGCGGCGAAGGCGGGGTCGCGCCCACCCCCGGCGGCCGCCGCGCGTCGGCCTCCGACACCGGGGTGTTCGACGCCGCGACCGACCACCGTCCCGCGGGCCAGGGCAATCTCGCCGGCGGCAACAGCCCCGCCTGGCACGGCGCCGCCGCAGCGAGCCACCGCCACCCCGGCGCGCTGAGCGGTTTCAAGACCCGGGAGTTCGGCGCCCATGGCAACGCCGCGGGCTACAACCAGCTCGTCTTCGACGACAGCGACCGCCAGCTGCGCGTGCAGCTCAAGACCACGCAACGCGCCTCGGAGCTCAACCTCGGCCACCTCATCCACCAGGCCGGCAATTACCGCGGCTCCTTCCGCGGCACCGGCGCCGAACTGCGCACCGACGCCTGGGGCGCGCTGCGCGCCGGCCGCGGCATCGTCATGAGCACCTGGCCGGCGCGCCACCCCGCGCAGCCGGCCGGCGACTTCGGCCCCGGCATGGCGCTGCTCAAACAGGCCTGCACGCTCGCCGACACCCTCTCGCGCGCCGCACAGACGCACCAGACCGTAGCGCTCGCCGCCGCCATCGGCAGCACCGGCCCCAACGCCAGCGCCGCGGATCCCGACCACCCGCCCCTCAAGGCCCTCAGCCGGCTCGCGAGCGGCATGGTCTCGGCCCGCAACCTCGCCGACGCCACCACCGACGCGCAGAACGGCAACACCGCCGTCACCGGCGACAATGTCCCGCAGCTCGCCGCCCCCGCAATCCTGCAAGCCGCCCAGGCCGGCATCGGCCTCGTCGCCGGGCAAAGCCTCCAGATCGCCGCCGGCGACACCACCACCCTCATGAGCGGCGCCGACAGCAACTTCGTCGTCGCCGGCAGCGCCCGCCTCCACACCGGCCAGGCGCTCGGCCTCCTCGCCGGCGCCATCCGGCCCGGCGACGGCAACACCGGCCTCCGCCTGATCGCCGCCAGGGACGACATCGAACTGCAGGCGCAGAGCGACGAACTGAAGCTCCTCGCCCGCGACGCGCTCACGCTCGTCAGCGCCGACGCAAACATCGACTTCGCCGCGGCGAAGAAGATCGTGCTAAGCGTCGAAGGCGGCGCCAGCATCACGATCGACGGCGGCATCACCGTCGCGTGCCCGGGGACGATCACGGTGCATGCGTCGAAGAAGAGCTTCGGCGGGCCGACCGTACACATCCAGCCCTTGCCCGACCTGCCAGAGTTCGAAGGTGAGAGCTATGCAAAAAAATATGTTGCAGTCAGCCTGGACGGTCTTCCATTCACAAATGCGACCGTCCGCGCTTATGACAAAGTGTCCAAGCGATTTATCTGGGAAGGAGATATAGGAACTACCCACGAATCGTTCACACGCCATACCTACACCGCGCTATTCGGACTTGCGGAAACTTGGGAAGGTGTCTTTTCGGATGTCACAGCTCCTGACGAACTCGCTATGGGCGACCCGAGCGAGAATGAAGAAGACAACCAGAACAGCACTTAA
- a CDS encoding peptidoglycan DD-metalloendopeptidase family protein — protein MNIRYYKVKNGDSLWKISRKEGIDFTNLLQVNRITKHNGHFLRAGQKIILPEQSDYDTCLSIEILDIRFAPIKHARVRLTYDEKRVTRIAGANGKIHGIVIKDHARGLEVDFRTIDRRWITVAKYKTLPLGDKRLILTNREFKDNGQYQTKRGTEQLHNMLLRHDARSTNPNQHIEPGTVHSKNFSKSVQKPLPLALKRQIRTESGIHTHAVAPIYIEENLHLSPANEKYRKLIIATAHKFELSPPTLAALIDAEAVGGDEGWRADSHNGTSDAAGLTQFLESTWLNSIAQDPRTILNQRIAGKNLRNTDIFQMRYDPELSIDASAAYATQNLNGLRAGGYAIDALNPEDLAKVIYAAHHEGLRGLMNILSGSFTQERAEFLLPKQVGGEKARQLAHRFDNDFRHAYLHWLFRDYIDAHINVRRFMVDPGVARTPRSMEEIFRTLGRNNPLPPAGKRVIQSVSPSMTPADSASEGWRDPLDECVIRSAGLAKGWEGAIFRPDARTGKNGEMRPHQGVDLVATPGTTIYAVADGRIVLAEEDDIGAYGRRVTLGVDVNDLPVQQRNLCNAHQATDEVFFFYAHLDSVCVVLGQPVRRGTRLGATGSSGNAKGMTTIARGAHLHFEVRRKSRVGPGLEGRLDPLPFLNTYRHP, from the coding sequence ATGAATATACGTTATTACAAGGTAAAGAACGGCGATTCACTGTGGAAAATTAGCCGCAAAGAAGGGATCGATTTCACCAACTTGCTGCAGGTAAACCGGATAACAAAACACAACGGCCATTTCCTTCGGGCCGGCCAGAAAATCATCCTTCCTGAGCAATCAGACTATGATACGTGCCTTTCGATCGAAATCCTCGACATCCGATTCGCTCCGATAAAGCACGCGCGAGTACGACTAACATACGACGAAAAAAGAGTAACGCGCATCGCCGGGGCAAACGGAAAGATTCACGGGATTGTGATCAAGGACCACGCGCGAGGTCTTGAGGTCGACTTCCGCACCATTGATCGGCGCTGGATCACTGTCGCGAAATACAAGACGTTGCCGTTAGGCGACAAGCGTTTAATATTAACGAATCGCGAATTCAAGGATAATGGCCAATATCAGACGAAGCGAGGCACTGAACAGTTGCATAATATGCTTCTACGGCACGATGCGCGGTCCACCAATCCAAACCAGCATATCGAACCAGGGACCGTGCACTCGAAAAACTTTTCGAAATCAGTACAGAAGCCCTTGCCGCTGGCGCTGAAACGCCAAATAAGAACGGAATCCGGTATTCATACGCACGCTGTCGCGCCGATCTACATCGAGGAGAACCTTCACCTTTCTCCCGCGAACGAGAAGTACCGAAAACTCATTATTGCAACGGCACACAAATTCGAACTGAGTCCACCAACCCTGGCTGCACTGATCGACGCCGAAGCTGTGGGTGGCGATGAAGGCTGGCGGGCCGACTCACATAATGGGACTAGCGATGCCGCCGGATTGACACAATTTCTCGAAAGTACGTGGTTGAATTCGATAGCACAAGACCCCCGAACGATTTTGAATCAGCGCATTGCGGGCAAGAATTTGCGCAACACGGATATATTTCAGATGCGTTACGATCCAGAACTATCCATCGACGCCTCTGCAGCATACGCGACACAAAATCTTAATGGGCTCCGTGCAGGAGGGTATGCAATCGACGCACTAAATCCCGAAGATCTAGCCAAAGTGATTTACGCGGCGCATCACGAAGGGCTCAGGGGTCTGATGAATATTTTATCCGGCTCATTCACGCAGGAACGTGCGGAATTCCTTCTACCAAAGCAAGTGGGCGGCGAGAAAGCGAGACAGCTGGCGCATCGTTTCGACAATGATTTTCGGCATGCTTATCTGCATTGGCTCTTTCGGGATTACATAGACGCACACATCAATGTACGACGCTTCATGGTTGATCCAGGCGTGGCCCGAACACCGCGCAGCATGGAAGAGATCTTCAGAACGCTCGGACGGAATAATCCCTTACCGCCCGCTGGTAAGCGTGTGATTCAATCGGTCTCGCCGTCCATGACACCTGCCGATTCAGCCTCGGAAGGTTGGCGCGATCCATTGGACGAATGCGTGATTCGCTCAGCAGGGTTGGCTAAGGGATGGGAGGGCGCGATTTTTCGGCCTGACGCGAGGACTGGCAAGAACGGCGAGATGCGGCCGCATCAGGGGGTTGATCTAGTCGCAACACCCGGAACCACCATCTATGCCGTCGCGGACGGCCGCATCGTTCTCGCAGAGGAAGACGATATCGGCGCATATGGGCGCCGCGTCACTCTCGGCGTCGATGTCAACGACTTGCCAGTACAGCAAAGGAATTTGTGCAATGCTCATCAGGCCACCGACGAGGTTTTCTTCTTCTACGCGCATCTTGACTCCGTCTGCGTTGTACTCGGACAGCCCGTTCGGCGAGGTACCCGTCTTGGAGCAACCGGCAGTTCCGGGAACGCCAAGGGAATGACAACGATTGCCAGAGGTGCCCATTTGCACTTTGAAGTCCGTCGGAAAAGTCGGGTTGGTCCTGGACTGGAAGGCCGCCTTGACCCGCTTCCGTTTCTCAACACATACCGCCACCCTTGA
- a CDS encoding hydrogenase maturation protein, with protein MRILLLTHSFNSLTQRLFAELKADGHDLSVEFDIADRVAEEAVALFRPDLILAPFLKRAVPASIWSRDLTLIVHPGIVGDRGPSALDWAIMNGETEWGVTVLQAEAEMDAGPVWASVTFPMREATKASLYRNEMTAAALQAVRSAIQHVPDWRAGQWAPTPLAQILESAARWASLGRDAIPQSVRSIPMSLSDAPPCPDFVPPYGPGQSGTNPNTQDNETSSSPAHSSPLRALFRAEASATRPTKRETATGGGGLAPEQATLGIERPPMKQSSRAIDWTNDSTKTILKKLRAADGFPGVADTLCGTPCHLFDAHEAASGELRPAAPGTIIARRDSALLRATTDGAVWIGHVKRSDHDHPFKLPATVAFAAEAAALPELTIPLHRDATDTRWSELRYRESPDGAVGFLAFDFYNGAMATDQCCRLTAAIRFAASRPTRVLVLEGGRDFWSNGIHLNSIEAAASPADESWANINAMNDVCLALLTLTDRLTVAALRGNAGAGGCFLALAADLVWARDGIVLNPHYKNMGNLYGSEYWTYLLPRRAGADAAQRIMANRLPLLAHDARAAGLIDATFSSDLPSFESEVARHAAALAADPAFLDRIAAKAARRAADEAEKPLAAYRDEELAVMRRNFYGFDPSYHVARYHFVMKSPHSWTPRHLARHREIG; from the coding sequence ATGCGCATCCTCCTCCTCACCCACAGCTTCAACAGCCTGACGCAACGCCTCTTCGCCGAACTCAAGGCGGACGGCCATGACCTCTCGGTCGAATTCGACATCGCCGACCGCGTCGCCGAGGAAGCCGTCGCGCTGTTCCGCCCCGACCTGATTCTCGCGCCCTTCCTCAAGCGCGCCGTCCCCGCATCGATCTGGTCGCGCGACCTCACGCTGATCGTGCATCCCGGCATCGTCGGCGACCGCGGCCCTTCGGCGCTCGACTGGGCGATCATGAACGGCGAGACGGAGTGGGGTGTTACCGTACTGCAGGCCGAAGCCGAGATGGACGCGGGTCCCGTGTGGGCGAGCGTCACTTTCCCGATGCGTGAAGCGACGAAGGCCAGCCTCTACCGCAACGAAATGACCGCTGCGGCATTGCAAGCGGTTAGAAGTGCCATCCAACACGTCCCGGACTGGCGCGCCGGCCAATGGGCGCCGACCCCGCTCGCACAGATCCTCGAAAGCGCTGCGCGCTGGGCCTCCCTCGGGCGGGATGCAATCCCGCAATCCGTCCGTTCGATACCAATGTCGTTGAGTGACGCGCCTCCGTGTCCGGATTTCGTCCCGCCCTATGGGCCAGGGCAATCCGGCACGAACCCAAACACCCAAGACAACGAAACGTCGTCCAGTCCCGCCCACAGCAGCCCCCTTCGGGCGCTGTTTCGTGCTGAGGCGTCCGCCACGCGTCCAACGAAGCGCGAGACAGCGACCGGAGGGGGCGGTTTAGCACCCGAACAAGCAACGCTCGGCATCGAACGCCCGCCAATGAAGCAGTCCAGCCGAGCGATTGACTGGACGAACGACAGCACCAAAACAATCCTGAAAAAACTCCGCGCCGCCGACGGTTTTCCCGGTGTTGCCGACACGCTCTGCGGCACCCCTTGTCACCTCTTCGACGCGCACGAAGCGGCGTCCGGCGAACTCCGCCCCGCAGCGCCCGGCACGATCATCGCTCGCCGCGACAGCGCCCTCCTGCGCGCAACCACCGATGGCGCCGTCTGGATCGGCCACGTCAAACGCTCCGATCACGACCACCCCTTCAAACTCCCCGCCACCGTCGCCTTCGCCGCCGAAGCGGCCGCACTTCCCGAACTCACGATTCCGCTCCATCGCGACGCCACCGACACCCGCTGGAGCGAACTCCGCTACCGCGAAAGCCCCGACGGCGCCGTCGGCTTCCTCGCCTTCGACTTCTACAACGGCGCGATGGCCACCGACCAATGCTGCCGCCTCACCGCCGCGATCCGATTCGCCGCGAGCCGCCCCACGCGCGTCCTCGTCCTCGAAGGCGGACGCGACTTCTGGTCCAACGGCATCCACCTCAACAGCATCGAGGCCGCCGCTTCCCCCGCGGACGAATCCTGGGCCAACATCAACGCGATGAACGACGTCTGCCTCGCGCTCCTCACGCTCACCGACCGCCTCACCGTCGCCGCGCTGCGCGGCAACGCCGGCGCAGGGGGCTGCTTCCTCGCGCTCGCGGCCGACCTTGTCTGGGCGCGCGACGGCATCGTGCTCAACCCCCATTACAAGAACATGGGCAACCTGTACGGCTCCGAATACTGGACCTACCTGCTGCCGCGCCGCGCAGGCGCCGACGCCGCCCAGCGCATCATGGCCAACCGCCTGCCGCTTCTCGCGCACGACGCACGCGCTGCGGGCCTCATCGACGCCACTTTCAGCTCCGACCTGCCAAGCTTCGAAAGCGAAGTCGCTCGCCACGCCGCAGCCCTCGCCGCCGACCCCGCGTTCCTCGACCGCATCGCCGCGAAGGCCGCCCGCCGCGCCGCCGACGAAGCCGAAAAACCCCTCGCCGCGTACCGGGACGAGGAACTCGCCGTGATGCGCCGCAACTTCTACGGCTTCGACCCCAGCTACCACGTCGCGCGCTACCACTTCGTGATGAAAAGCCCGCACTCCTGGACCCCACGCCACCTCGCGCGACATCGCGAGATCGGCTGA
- the hypE gene encoding hydrogenase expression/formation protein HypE, producing MSLAGTIKKGYVRPLDLKHGRVDLGHGAGGRAMAQLIAELFAAAFANEHLDRGDDAAVLPAPAAGERLVIATDAHVVSPLFFPGGDIGCLSVHGTINDLAVMGARPLYLAASFILEEGFPLADLARIVASMAHASREAGVPVVTGDTKVVEQGKGDGVFITTTGVGALPAGREIGGANARPGDAILVSGTLGDHGMAIMAQRESLAFDSEIASDTAALHGLVAAMLEAVPAIHVLRDPTRGGLATTLNEIATQSGVGMELDEAAIPVQPQVAAACELLGLDPLYVANEGKLIAICLQEDAERLLTVMRAHPLGERAARIGTVTADANCFVQIRTAFGGRRMVDWLSGEQLPRIC from the coding sequence ATGAGCCTCGCCGGGACGATCAAGAAGGGCTACGTCCGCCCGCTGGACCTCAAGCACGGCCGTGTCGACCTCGGCCACGGCGCCGGCGGACGTGCAATGGCGCAATTGATCGCCGAACTCTTCGCCGCCGCCTTCGCCAACGAACACCTCGACCGCGGCGACGACGCTGCCGTGCTGCCGGCCCCCGCGGCGGGCGAACGCCTCGTCATCGCCACGGACGCCCACGTCGTCAGCCCGCTCTTCTTCCCCGGCGGCGACATCGGCTGCCTGTCGGTGCATGGCACGATCAACGACCTCGCCGTGATGGGTGCCCGCCCGCTGTATCTCGCCGCGAGCTTCATCCTCGAAGAAGGCTTCCCGCTCGCCGACCTCGCGCGCATCGTCGCTTCGATGGCCCACGCGTCGCGCGAAGCCGGCGTGCCGGTCGTCACCGGCGATACCAAGGTCGTCGAGCAGGGCAAGGGCGACGGCGTCTTCATCACCACCACCGGCGTCGGCGCGCTCCCCGCCGGGCGCGAAATCGGCGGCGCCAACGCCCGCCCCGGCGACGCGATCCTCGTTTCCGGCACGCTCGGCGACCACGGCATGGCGATCATGGCGCAACGCGAATCGCTCGCCTTCGACTCCGAAATCGCCTCCGACACTGCCGCGCTGCACGGCCTGGTCGCTGCCATGCTCGAAGCGGTGCCCGCAATCCACGTGCTGCGCGACCCCACTCGCGGCGGCCTCGCCACCACGCTCAACGAGATCGCGACCCAGTCCGGCGTCGGCATGGAGCTCGACGAAGCCGCGATCCCCGTCCAGCCCCAGGTCGCCGCCGCCTGCGAACTCCTCGGCCTCGACCCGCTCTACGTTGCGAACGAAGGCAAACTGATCGCGATCTGCCTGCAAGAGGATGCCGAGCGCCTCCTCACCGTGATGCGCGCCCACCCCCTCGGCGAACGTGCCGCCCGCATCGGCACCGTCACCGCGGACGCCAACTGCTTCGTCCAGATCCGCACCGCCTTCGGCGGCCGGCGGATGGTGGATTGGCTCTCAGGTGAACAACTCCCGCGCATCTGCTGA